A single region of the Musa acuminata AAA Group cultivar baxijiao chromosome BXJ1-11, Cavendish_Baxijiao_AAA, whole genome shotgun sequence genome encodes:
- the LOC108951690 gene encoding probable glutathione S-transferase GSTF1 has protein sequence MPIPGFLVRGKVRRDHGGEGVRASDIGGYGVRAPVLGGDGGGVPAGVPVDLFHSRAKVPSPPCRKRKRNQTSPRVILAALWPRAGLGGRRPFAFLFANAFRGKILNSESRAISRYVQRKYKSSGPDLPREGSLEESAMVDLWLEVEAQQYEKGILPIFFQIMVVPVLYGDVPDEKVVAEGVEKLVKVLDVYEARLSQSEHLAGDLCPSFAGWSFDRDCRKLIEGTETVR, from the exons ATGCCTATCCCAGGCTTTCTCGTAAGAGGGAAAGTAAGAAGAGATCATGGCGGTGAAGGTGTAAGGGCCAGCGATATCGGCGGCTACGGCGTGCGTGCTCCTGTGCTTGGAGGAGATGGGGGCGGAGTACCAGCTGGTGTGCCCGTGGACTTGTTTCACTCGCGAGCAAAAGTCCCCTCACCACCTTGCCGGAAACGTAAGCGAAACCAAACCTCCCCCCGCGTGATTCTTGCAGCCCTTTGGCCTCGTGCCGGTCTTGGAGGACGGAGACCTTTTGCTTTTTTG TTTGCTAATGCTTTTCGAGGAAAAATCTTGAACTCAGAATCAAGAGCTATCTCGAGGTACGTGCAGCGCAAGTACAAATCGTCAGGGCCGGACCTGCCGAGGGAGGGCAGCTTGGAGGAGTCGGCAATGGTGGACTTGTGGTTGGAAGTGGAGGCTCAGCAATATGAGAAAGGCATCTTGCCTATCTTCTTTCAGATCATGGTGGTCCCTGTCCTCTACGGCGATGTCCCGGACGAGAAGGTGGTGGCGGAGGGCGTGGAGAAGCTCGTCAAGGTGCTCGACGTATACGAGGCCCGGTTGTCCCAGTCCGAGCACTTGGccggggatttgtgtccaagcttTGCAGGTTGGTCTTTTGACAGAGATTGCAGAAAATTAATTGAAGGGACAGAGACTGTCAGGTAG
- the LOC103971493 gene encoding ferritin-like catalase Nec2, whose amino-acid sequence MSASASVLSLSFLFLISFGLVGLSHAASKCSVPTPLINIPIFPTDIDLLQFALNLEHMEADWFLYGALGYGLDAVAPELVMGGPPPIGVTKANLDNVTSAIMAEFGYQEVGHLRAIKSLVGGFPRPVIDLSGKHFAKIFDDAFGFHLDPPFDPYLNSVNYLLASYVIPYVGLVGYVGANPNINGYLSKRLLAGLLAVESGQDAVIRTLLYERANEVVQPYKNLTVAEFTTKVSELRNKLASCGVKDEGLLVPVGWGAENKTNSNVLSANANSVAYKRTPAEILRIVYGTGDEGTPGGFLPKGGDGAIARGLLKFA is encoded by the exons ATGTCAGCATCCGCGTCtgtgctctctctctcctttctatTCCTCATCTCTTTTGGGCTGGTCGGCCTCTCACATGCCGCTTCCAAATGCTCCGTGCCGACGCCGCTGATCAACATCCCCATCTTCCCTACCGACATCGACCTGCTGCAGTTCGCGCTTAACCTGGAACACATGGAGGCCGACTGGTTCTTGTACGGCGCGCTCGGCTACGGCCTCGACGCCGTCGCTCCTGAGCTCGTCATGGGCGGACCTCCGCCCATCGGCGTCACCAAGGCTAATCTCGATAACGTTACCAGCGCCATCATGGCTGAGTTTGGATATCAGGAAGTCGGTCATCTCAG GGCCATCAAATCGTTAGTGGGTGGCTTCCCCAGGCCAGTGATCGATCTCAGCGGCAAGCACTTCGCCAAGATATTTGATGACGCTTTTGGATTCCATCTCGACCCTCCCTTCGACCCCTACCTCAACAGCGTCAACTACCTGTTGGCCTCGTACGTAATCCCCTACGTTGGGCTCGTTGGCTACGTGGGCGCCAACCCCAACATCAACGGTTATCTCTCCAAGAGA CTTCTTGCGGGACTGTTGGCAGTTGAGTCTGGGCAAGATGCAGTTATAAGAACCCTACTGTACGAGCGAGCGAATGAGGTCGTCCAACCTTACAAGAACCTAACAGTGGCAGAGTTCACCACGAAGGTGTCAGAGCTAAGGAACAAGCTGGCTTCTTGTGGTGTCAAAGACGAAGGCCTTCTCGTCCCCGTCGGCTGGGGAGCCGAGAACAAGACCAACAGCAACGTACTATCGGCCAACGCCAACTCGGTCGCTTACAAGAGGACACCGGCGGAGATCCTTCGGATCGTTTATGGCACCGGCGATGAGGGTACGCCTGGAGGCTTCTTGCCGAAGGGTGGTGATGGCGCCATTGCCAGAGGTCTTCTTAAATTTGCTTAG